GGGGTTTTGTGATAGGGAACTTCTATGAGGAAGTTTTATATAAACTGGTTTTGTATTGGATATACATCTCAAGTTATCATTAATTGTTACTTTATCTTATACCATTTCCTGCTGAACAGGCCATGCACCTTGCAACTTTATTTTAATGAATAATTGATAGTATAAAGAAGAAATAACAAATTCCGGATACAAAGAAATGTATTTATTTATTCCGTAATTTTAGCAGATAGAAGTTATGTTTACTATTCAAGAATCGGGCGCTATTTTTGAATAAAACAATTTTTAAACAACTTTATTTTTATTTTTTAAGTTCGGTGAAGCATTTTTTATCAAAAATTAAACAACTTTATTTTACCCCCGTCCTAAAATCAGGACAGGGGTATGCGTGTTTGAGGTTTTAAAATTAAATAACTTTATTGTCAATCTACAAGTGGCCCCAAAAAGAAGGAATTCTTGCCGTATCCCGTTTAAAGACACCCTGTGGCAAAACATACGGGTCTGACTAAGCGGACATAAAATCTTCGTTACTGCTGCATACTATTTTTATCAAAATATTTTAATGAATTGAGGTTTTTGAAAATGGATGAAATGAGAACTACTAATCAAGTGGAAGAAGTAAATAAACACCTTAAAGAAATCCCCAAGGAAGCCGAAGAAAGAAGAATTGAAAATCAGCCTCAAACTGGTAAAAACGAGAAAGCCATCGAGCCGTTTTAAGCCCATAGGAAAGCCTGCAGGTCTGATCCTGGATACGAACGGCAAACCCTAGAATCTTGCTGATCACAAATTTCATAAGCAAAAAAAAACAGCGTAGGAGGAATTTTTACTCTTACGCTGTTTTTATTCGTCGTTATGTCAGCACGTGATTACCAATCCTTTTCCTATATTTAGGTGTTAGGCAAAGGAGAATTCTGCTATACTTACCGTCAACCTCTTTGCTAGTCCAGTAACGAACAACGATCGTCACATAGTCGCATTCCTTATAAGGAAAATCAGTTAAATCTGGTCCATATATTCTGCTGGCTTTGTACATTACTTTCATTGTCTATTCCTCCTAAGGCTTTTTCGATTCCAAGGCAATTTCCAATGTGCTTCTAACACATTGGTTACAGGCTGAGGTGGTTGGTATATTATAAAAGAGTAAAAAATAATTTTTTTCTTCTTTAACTCTAGGGTACTTTTCTTCAATAAAGTCTTTAAAACGTTCTTCCACAATCGGTCGCTTTTCTGGAGTAACGAAAAAACCCAATTTCTCAATTTAATACTGAGAAATTGGGTTTCTTATTATTGTAATTTCCTTAATGTTGTAAATCCCATTTTCCTGACGGTACCCCAACAAGATGATAACTCGTAAATTCTAGTTTCTTAGTTGTTTCTAACTGGACGAATTCTCCATATTCCAATTGAATCCTTTTCGAGAATAGGGGACCGTCAAATACATAGATATGGTATTCACCCGATTCTCCCATTGGGCAAATATTCGTCATTTGTATATCTTGCAGAAACGATTCATTAAGCAATCTTCCAAGCCACGTTTCATCAAGAACATCCTCTCTTACACGAACAACAATGGCTTTATAGCCGGATTGAACAAAGCTTTCCAGCAATGAAACAGCATCCTCTTTTTTGCTCCAAAGGGGGTACATGGCATCCACACCTGCAGCATTTGCTACGTTTTCGCCCCAATCTCGATGTTCATCTAAATAGAGGTCTCCATAAGCGATACCAGTAATCTTAAATTGATTCTTTAAGCTTTGAACTGCTTTAATAAATTGCTGAGATTTAGCTTCTTTCTCATAATTCAAAAAATTTATTTTTTTCCTTGACTCTTACGTGACGTAACGGTTTATAGTAAAGATACCGGTAAAAATTCGCGCGAAAATAAGGGGATGGTTATTTTAGTTTCAGGTAAGAAGAAATGGAAGACAGGAGAACTTGCAAAGTTAACAGGTTTAACGATTCGGACCTTGCGCTATTATGACCAAATTGAACTGTTCTCACCATCAGACTATTCAGAAGCAGGATATCGCCTATATAACGCCACAGATCTTTCGCGGTTACAGCAAATTCTTAGTTTAAAGGATTTAGGGTTAACGCTCGAGGAAATTAAATCGATCCTGGCTGACGATACGTATAATCCTATTGAAGTGGTGTCTCTTCAAATAGAACGTTTAAGAGAGAATATTAGAGTTCAACAGAAGCTGTTAAAAGATTTGCAAAATGTATCTGAAATTTTGCAAACGAAAGATACATTGACGGTTGAAGATTTTACAAATTCAATTGGAATGATGAAAAAAAGTCATGAAAATTATTTTTACGGGCGCCAAAAGAATATGGAGAGCCAATTTGATCGACTTGGCGAATTCCTTTCTAATCATCCGTCCCACCAAAAAAGGAGGAAGTGAGAATGAAAAAACACTTTGCAACACACGATACCTTTGTTATTGAAAAGGTGTATAATTTCACACCTGAAGTGGTATTCGCTGCATGGGCGAAACCAGAGCTTAAAGCAAAATGGTTCACTGAGGCGGAAGAGTTTGAATTTCGAGTCGGTGGACAAGAGAAAAATCATGGTGGCCCTCCAGGAGGCCCTGTTTACACATTTAAGGCTCACTATCAGGAGATCATTCCTGACCATCGCATTGTCTATTCCTACACCATGGATCTCGATGAAACGCGGATTTCCGTTTCTGTAGCAACGGTCGAGTTTAAACAAATTGATGAAGGAACTCACCTGATTTTTACCGAGCAAGGCGCATTCCTAGACGGCCATGATACAGCTGCAGTTCGTGAGCACGGGACAAGTATTTTGCTGGATCAGCTTGGTGAACAGTTGAAAAATAACCAAGAGTTAACAGTATCCTCTGGGGTATCGAAGATTATTAACTCTCCTGAGCCAATCTCTGATCGTGAGATTGTCAACAAACGTATCTTCAATGTGCCACGTGAAATCATGTTCAAAGCATTCAGTGACCCGAATCATTTGGAAAAATGGTGGGGACCCGAGGGCTTTACTAATACGTTTCATGAGTTCGATATGCGACCAAACGGTATTTGGCGTTTCATTATGCATGGACCGAATGGTGTAGATTATGAGAATAAATCCATCTTTTCCGAAATAATTGAACCTGAAAAGATTGTTATCCACCATCTGGGGCCAATACATGAATTTTTATTAACCATTACATTTGCTGAGAAAGAAGGCAAAACCGAACTTATATGGCAAATGCTCCACAAATCAGTTAAAGAATGCGAAAGAGTGAGAAGTTTCTGTTACGAAGCCAATGAACAGAACTTTAATCGACTTGAGGCGGAACTGACTAAAATGGTTAACTGATTGCAACACTAATTTAATTTTATTAAAATAGGCGCTAACATAGAAATTTTACTTATTCAGCTAAAGGGCGCGATTACGGAATTATACCCAGTTTTAAACCACCTTATCACCATTTGTATTAGCGCTTCAGGTTTTCAACGTCGTGCACAAACAAGTTTCGCACTGACCAGATGTTCACATAATCCCCACGTTGGCGCACACATATCGAGAAAAAAGTCAAAAAACGACTTGACATTGGAGTCAACTCAAATGTTATTCTGAATTCATGGAAAAACTTTATTCTATACAAGAGGTTTCGAGGATACTTGAGATGCCCAAGGATACACTTCGGTATTATGACCGGATTGGGTCGTCTCGCCGTCTCGAGAAGACAATGGGTACCGCAGGTATTCGAAGGACGACCTCATAGACTTGATGAATATTCAGATCATGCGGTATGCGGACTTTTCTCTTGATGAAATCAGGGGGAAATTCGGTTTCCACAAGATGGAAAATATTGACCCCGCTTACTGCGAAGAGGTTGCTGTGTTCCTCGATGCTAAGAACGCAGAAACGCGCAAGAAGATTAACCATCTGGAAAAGGTCAGTCGGCTGCTCAACATAGCCGCCGAAACGTTAAGGGACTTTAATAACGAAAGCGACCAACGGTTGGCAGAATTCGTCCGCGAGCTTTACAAGGATATCCGAGAGGATGAACCGGGAATCTCCAAGGAGGGTTGTGATCAACATCAAGGTTAGGAACTTTTATTATCTGATTGCAGGCGTTCTTGCGATGCTGTTTGCCGTCACGCATGCATGGAACGGGCAATCCGCTGTGCTGCCAACGCTCGACAATAGGGCGATGTCCATGGATACCCAGACGATATTCACGTATGTTTGGCACATTATAACGGCAGAAAATCTGGTCTTCGGTATCGCATTCATTTTCATGTCATTCCAAAGTGAGCAATCGAAGATCCAGTTTACCGCATGGATGATTGCGGCGATCCTGATCGTCCGACTGATGGTCATTCTTGGCGTAACGGCATTGCTTGACGTTTCGGCTCTTACGGATACGTTTATAGATTCGATTGCCATCGTAATCTATGTTGCCTTGATCATACTGGGCACAACTATGAGGAAAAAACAGTCCGGTGGTTAGCAGCTACAGTAACAGAGATGTCTGAATTGTCTTCTAACCCTGCAGACTCGCTCAAAGCTTTATAGTAAGCAATCTCACTATAGCCATCACGATTGCTGTCTGTAACGCTACTATTAGATAAATGCATTTATGTCTGTAGTAGGCTTTGGCTATGCCCTGATCTTGTGGGGAACTGGTCTGGCAATATGGTTAATAGGTAGAAGATTGCTAGGTATCTGCACGAAATAGATAACATAAAAGTGATATAGGACTTTACGCCGGATATTATGAAAAGCAGAGTAAATTTCTTTTTCAACAATCGGGCGCTTTTCTGTAATAAGGAAAGCGTCTTTCTTCATGAAAAGGTCCAGATTCTTTGAAACTTAATTGTGAAGATAATGTAAATTTGTATCAAGGATCTAGACTTATTCTTATTCTGTTATTTTAAGCAGGATCACCTATAAACTTCCCCAAATTTTGGTTTTAAATATGTCAAAGAAGCGTAAATTCGATTTAAAGCAATATCTTTTATGAGTTGACATATAGTGGTAAATGTAGTATTCTTGCGTTGACTGATTTAATCAATCATAAAAAGGGAGAGTTAGCTTATGGAAAACAATCTTCGAATGGGAAAAGCAATCGTTATCGGAGGCAGTATGGCAGGTTTGATGACTTCTCGCGTATTGGCGGATGTTTATGGAGAAGTGCTTGTTATTGATAAAGATAAATATCCGGAACATCCGGCTGACCGGGCTGGTGTACCTCACGGTTTCCATCCGCATCGATTCACAAATCGCGGCAAAATGATTACGGAAAATCTGTTTCCCGGCTACGAAGAGGAGTTGGCCGCGCTTGGCTCGCCTTCCTCGCTCAATAAGACAGCGCATATTATGAATCCGTATGGGATCGTCAGCGGACCTTATATGCGCAATGATTATAAATTCAGCCGCGCTGTGCTTGAATGGGTCATCCGCGGACGCGTGAGCGCGAGTCCGAATGTGAGGTTTCTTCAAGGGCATGACGTACTTGAACTCATTGCAGCTCCAGACTGTTCAGCCATTACCGGAGTACGGGTCCGGGAGCGGAAAGTTGCCGGAGAAGAAAGTGTCCGGATGGCCGACCTAATTGTCGATGCCAGCGGCCGAACCTCCCAGCTGCCAGAGTGGCTGGAGAGGCTGGGGTACGAAGTGCCGAAGCCCGATCTGATGAAGGCGGCCAACGGCTACAGCACTCGCCGCTATACATTGCCGCCTGCAATGCGACATCTGGCCGAAGAGTGGGATGTCGTCAACATTATGGGCCAGCCGGAGAACAACACCTTCTCCTTCATTGAGAATCAAGTCGCCGAACTGCTGCTGTGCCGTCCCGGAGGGCTATTTCCTCCTACAGATGCGGAGGCGTTCGAACAAACGGTGGCCGGGCTGCCGTCTTCCCTGATCGCGGAAATCGTCAAGGATTTGGAACCTGTCGGCAACCCGCGGGGCTTTCGTGTAGCGGAATTATACCGCCGCCATTATGAACAGGTTCACCATTGGCCTGCTGGCCTGCTCGTCCTTGGTGATGCTTACTGCATCTATGATCCGATTTTCGGTCAAGGGATGACCGTTGCAGCAATCGAAGCGGAAATACTGCAATCCTCTTTGCGGGAGCAGCTTAGCGATCCGAAGCCGGAGTTTGAAAAGCGGGTACTTAAACGGATGCAGCGTGAAGCCATTACGCCTGCCTGGTGGCTAAACTGTGCGGCGGATTTACAGTGGGAGGGCGTTGAATATGAAGCCGGGTCAGAACCGCTTGAAGGGGTAGATTTTTGCAGGAAGGTGATGGATATGCTGCTTAAAGAGGGCACGGTGAATCGCAACTTCCAGCTTTACGGCATGTATTGGGGAGTAAACACATTGTCTGTTCCGCTTGGTGAGCTGTTCAATCCACAAATGATCAGAGCGGTGCTGGAAGCATCGGACGAAGGAAAGGAAATCCTCGCCGAGCTGCTGGAGCAGCATCATCGGCCGCTTGAAGAAATACTGGAAACGATAATTCCACGATAAGAGAAGCCTTACATTCCATAAAAATAAAGCACCTGCCGCCTGCAATGAGGTGATAGGTGCTTTATTTGCTGATCATCCTCATCAGCATTTCGATATCCGGGATGCGAAACTGCCGTTCATCCACCGATCCCACCATCATCACTCCGGTTAGTACCGTCAGGAAGCCGGCAATCAATTCTCCCGGATCCCCCGGTGCAATCGTCCCATCCCTTTGTCCCTCTTCGAACAAAGGCCGAAGGCTGCTAACATAATCGTCCAACGTGTATTGGTTGATCAATATTCTCGCTTCTTCAGGCACGCCATCGGACGTTCTTGCCTGATAAATCAGCTGAAAATACGGGGCTCCTTCCTCATCCATCATTTCTTCAACCAATTTTCTGATTTTATCATAAGCGGTTCCCGGAAGGGATGTAACGTACGACATGGCTTCCTGCGCACCCTCTATAGCGCCTTTGACAAGCGTAACGAAAAGCTCTTCCTTGGATTTGAAATAATGGTACACTAGGCCATGGCTAATGCCTGCTTCCTTCACGATCATACTCATTTTGGTTCCGGCAACGCCGCGTCTGGAAAATACGCTTAAGGCTGCGGCCAAAATCTGTTCCCTACGCTCATCGCGGATCTGGATCAGCTGCTCTTCATTTAATGGTGCCACGCTGCACCCGCCCCCTTCGAGTTCATATCATTAACATTTCTTTTATTGATCAAGTCAGTCAAAATTAAAAATACAGTATTTTATTTTTACAGTCAACCTATTTCACACATTCTCGACCAAAAAAAGAACTATCATGTTCCGTGCGGAGCAGGGGAAAAGCTGGAGATTACATCAAACGCTTACCTATTTTCAACTTTTCTGAAATAAGGAAAGCGTCTTTCTTCATGAAAAGGGCCATATAATGGAATAAAGCTTATTTAGTTAACAGGACAGGTTGATTAATAAAAAAAAGGAAATGAAACCGGTTTTTTAGAATTAATTAGGTAATTCATTTTCTTGGAGGGGTGTCTGAATGGCTGAATTGATTTATCATGTTGCAGTTTCACTAGATAACTTTATTGCGGATCAAGGTATGATAGATGGAAATATTAATAATTCTAGCTTTTTATTTGATGGGGATCATGTCCCAGACTTTTTATCAGATATTCAACAATACGATGCCGTATTGATGGGTGGAAAAACATATGAGTTTGGATTTCAATTCGGTGCTAAACCAGGTGAACCTGGCTATAAGGGCATAAAACATTACATATTTTCAAACTCCATGCAGTTTGAGTCAAACGAAGAGGTCGAACTTATCAAAGGTGATGCTATAGGATTTATTATTAATCTCAAACAGCAAGGGAACGGTAAAATTTGGCTATGTGGAGGCGGAGAATTAGCTGGGTCGTTAATTAAACATAAACTCATTGATCAATTAGTGCTGAAGGTTAATCCAATTATAGTCGGTGAAGGTATTTCTCTGTTCGGAAGCGTAAAGCCACGTCTTAACTTAAAGTTAGTTGACATGAAACAGTACTCTAGTGGAGTTGTCAAACCGACTTACAATATTATTTATACTTAGGATTATCTTGGAGAACCCCTGTCTTTAATTAATTTTAAACAATAAAATTTCAACCAATTGTTCAATAAAAGGGCGCGATTGTAAAACAAAAAGTAAAAGGGATGATACATATTAGTCATGTATAATATGTATTACTCCTTATTTTTTCTGAATTTTTACGATTTAGGACTTGATAATAAATAAAACAACTTTATTATACGAAACATTACCCATCAAAAGGAATATTACCTAAAGTTGATAATTCCTCTGTTCGAGTATATTACGAAAATATTGGAAGTGATTTACAAAAAAATGTTGAGTTCCAAGTAAATATAAAATACTGTATAGATATTTTTGAAATCATTTGAAATGATGAACAGCACACAACTATTCAAGCGTTGGAACGGGAAAAAGACACAAGCCGTATAGTGGATACCATCGAAATAGGGATTAAACCATGTGGAGGGTTCCTGTGGTCAGCTTTAATCTCAATTAAAACCATGAGAACCGTCCATGAGGGGATTAATCCACTTTTAATGATTTCTTTATCAGTAAATATTGTTCAATCTCTTTCAGGAGTTGAAATAACTGTGCTCTCGCCTCGAATTCATCCCTTGATGTCGGGAGAGGTTCTTCCTTAAATTGATTATGCAATTCACCCAAGCGATGTAAATAATGTTGTGCCGTGTTTCCTGGGTGAATGGCTTCACCTAATTCTTCTAGAAAATCTGCTACCATATATCGTTGTGTGACAAGCAGGTCAATGGATGTCACCATCGGCAGGATCCGTTCAATAATCTCAAATTGTTTTTCACGCGTTTTGAAATAATGGTAATAATAATCTTGTGTTCGTAAAAAATGGTTTTGGACATCCCGAAACGCTAAGCTTTTGGCTTCTTCCAGCAAGCGTTCCGTTTCAATAATCTCTTCTCCAACCCAACGGCTTTCGTTGGTCCGAAGGTAGGAGACCATTTCTTTAAAAATTGATCGGAAATTTTCTTCAATCTCCACTTGATATTGTTTCAATTTAACGTCAAGGCTCGGCATGTATAAATTGACAAGAAGAGCAACTCCAATTCCAATCGCAATAAGAGCGATCTCGTTGAATACATTTCCTAGCGTTATGTTTTTGTCTGTGTAAAGATGAAGAATAATAACCGAACTAGTTACGATCCCTTCACTTACTTTAATGCGGACGGAAAGCGGAATAAAGACCAAAAGCAGCAATCCAATCACAACCGGATGGTAGGCAATCGTTTCAAAGAAGATAAACGAAAAGCAAATGGCCAGCATGCAGGCAATAAATCTGTCATAGGCAGCCTGCAGCGATCTTTTTTTGGAATTCTGCACACAAAGAATTGTTATGATTCCTGCGGAAGCAAAGTAATTCAAGCCGAAAAATTGAGCAATACTAATCGCTGCAGCGGCTCCAATAGCAGTCTTGACGGTTCGATAACCGATTTTTAATGAGAACATATCATACCTCTAATCATTCTGGATATTACATAGTATATATAATAATGCCGAAATCATCTAGATTGGGCAGTGCCGATTTACCTTTAGATTCGGTGGGGGGCTTTATCGCCTACAAAGTTCATGATGTTCAAATAGGGGAAACTGCCTTTGGACCAGGTTTTGTCATTGCAGCTGTCTTAGACTGGGCGGGAATTTGCCATAATGAAAGAGGATATTTGACAATTAATCGACTGTTTTTGATCCAGATATAAAGATAACACCTTTTACAGCTTGTGACGAGGCTTTCGGGGGATGTTTTGGTAAAATGAAGGATGAAATAAAGGTCACAAGAAAGGACACGGCACATGACATTTTTAGAAAAAATTAAACCCCACTTAATTAGCGATGATATTTTAATTCAAGAAACTGTTCTTCATGCACTGCATGATTATCCTAACGTTCCTGAAGAATGGACAGTAGCGTTATTGAAGGAAGCTTTTAAAAATAAGGAGAAGCAATCTTCCATTTTGATTTATGTAGAAAAACAAACCATCAATGAAGAAGCAGTCCAGATTTTACTTGAAAATTTACCTAAAATGGATCAGTCTGGGAATCATTTAGCGATAAATTTATTAGATCATTTGGAGCCGGAGCTTGCTCTAAAATATATGGAGCCATTGAAAAGATA
The DNA window shown above is from Neobacillus sp. WH10 and carries:
- a CDS encoding aromatic acid exporter family protein, with the protein product MFSLKIGYRTVKTAIGAAAAISIAQFFGLNYFASAGIITILCVQNSKKRSLQAAYDRFIACMLAICFSFIFFETIAYHPVVIGLLLLVFIPLSVRIKVSEGIVTSSVIILHLYTDKNITLGNVFNEIALIAIGIGVALLVNLYMPSLDVKLKQYQVEIEENFRSIFKEMVSYLRTNESRWVGEEIIETERLLEEAKSLAFRDVQNHFLRTQDYYYHYFKTREKQFEIIERILPMVTSIDLLVTQRYMVADFLEELGEAIHPGNTAQHYLHRLGELHNQFKEEPLPTSRDEFEARAQLFQLLKEIEQYLLIKKSLKVD
- a CDS encoding FAD dependent oxidoreductase — translated: MENNLRMGKAIVIGGSMAGLMTSRVLADVYGEVLVIDKDKYPEHPADRAGVPHGFHPHRFTNRGKMITENLFPGYEEELAALGSPSSLNKTAHIMNPYGIVSGPYMRNDYKFSRAVLEWVIRGRVSASPNVRFLQGHDVLELIAAPDCSAITGVRVRERKVAGEESVRMADLIVDASGRTSQLPEWLERLGYEVPKPDLMKAANGYSTRRYTLPPAMRHLAEEWDVVNIMGQPENNTFSFIENQVAELLLCRPGGLFPPTDAEAFEQTVAGLPSSLIAEIVKDLEPVGNPRGFRVAELYRRHYEQVHHWPAGLLVLGDAYCIYDPIFGQGMTVAAIEAEILQSSLREQLSDPKPEFEKRVLKRMQREAITPAWWLNCAADLQWEGVEYEAGSEPLEGVDFCRKVMDMLLKEGTVNRNFQLYGMYWGVNTLSVPLGELFNPQMIRAVLEASDEGKEILAELLEQHHRPLEEILETIIPR
- a CDS encoding TetR/AcrR family transcriptional regulator, whose amino-acid sequence is MAPLNEEQLIQIRDERREQILAAALSVFSRRGVAGTKMSMIVKEAGISHGLVYHYFKSKEELFVTLVKGAIEGAQEAMSYVTSLPGTAYDKIRKLVEEMMDEEGAPYFQLIYQARTSDGVPEEARILINQYTLDDYVSSLRPLFEEGQRDGTIAPGDPGELIAGFLTVLTGVMMVGSVDERQFRIPDIEMLMRMISK
- a CDS encoding dihydrofolate reductase family protein: MAELIYHVAVSLDNFIADQGMIDGNINNSSFLFDGDHVPDFLSDIQQYDAVLMGGKTYEFGFQFGAKPGEPGYKGIKHYIFSNSMQFESNEEVELIKGDAIGFIINLKQQGNGKIWLCGGGELAGSLIKHKLIDQLVLKVNPIIVGEGISLFGSVKPRLNLKLVDMKQYSSGVVKPTYNIIYT
- a CDS encoding MerR family transcriptional regulator, encoding MVILVSGKKKWKTGELAKLTGLTIRTLRYYDQIELFSPSDYSEAGYRLYNATDLSRLQQILSLKDLGLTLEEIKSILADDTYNPIEVVSLQIERLRENIRVQQKLLKDLQNVSEILQTKDTLTVEDFTNSIGMMKKSHENYFYGRQKNMESQFDRLGEFLSNHPSHQKRRK
- a CDS encoding SRPBCC family protein codes for the protein MKKHFATHDTFVIEKVYNFTPEVVFAAWAKPELKAKWFTEAEEFEFRVGGQEKNHGGPPGGPVYTFKAHYQEIIPDHRIVYSYTMDLDETRISVSVATVEFKQIDEGTHLIFTEQGAFLDGHDTAAVREHGTSILLDQLGEQLKNNQELTVSSGVSKIINSPEPISDREIVNKRIFNVPREIMFKAFSDPNHLEKWWGPEGFTNTFHEFDMRPNGIWRFIMHGPNGVDYENKSIFSEIIEPEKIVIHHLGPIHEFLLTITFAEKEGKTELIWQMLHKSVKECERVRSFCYEANEQNFNRLEAELTKMVN